In the Colletotrichum lupini chromosome 1, complete sequence genome, one interval contains:
- a CDS encoding glucan 1,3-beta-glucosidase — protein MSAATSNPPLTMLRVKGTKIVDENDNEVILKGAGLGGMLNMENFITGYAGHEHEHRAALEEVLGKEKADFFFNRLIHHFFTEADAALYAQLGLNCLRIPFNYRHFQDDDNPSVIKQTGFDLLDRLVNICAKYNIYVILDLHAVQGGQNQDWHSDSGISRALFWEFKDFQDRAIQLWEALARHYAGNKVIAGYNPLNEPADPEHTRLIAWYERAEKAIRAIDPDHILFLDGNTYAMDFSAFSPEKTLPNSVYSCHDYSMMGFPLPEQYDGTSEQKEKLRTSLKRKVEFMQKAGVPIWNGEWGPVYQNPKTDPDAEATNEKRFALLKEQLAIYREFDGISWSIWLYKDIGYQGMVYLDPESPYMRLIQPFVEKKQRNGLDFWGCADKSAIDNEVYAPFIEKLKKQIPAHLLKKKYPKVWNFDRQVERVVRECLMSEYAGWEFAELFKGKTEDELEELAASFALENCKTRDRLNEYLKEDAVTANGKLTNGTNGYT, from the coding sequence ATGTCGGCCGCCACATCTAACCCCCCTCTCACGATGCTTCGCGTCAAGGGAACTAAGATTGTCGACGAGAATGACAATGAAGTCATCCTCAAGGGCGCTGGCCTCGGTGGCATGCTCAACATGGAGAACTTCATCACCGGGTACGCCGGTCACGAGCACGAACATCGCGCTGCCTTGGAAGAAGTACTAGGCAAGGAAAAAGCCGACTTCTTCTTCAACCGTCTCATCCACCATTTTTTCACAGAGGCTGACGCCGCCTTGTACGCACAACTGGGTCTCAACTGCTTGAGGATACCCTTCAACTACCGTCATTTTCAGGATGACGACAACCCGAGCGTAATTAAGCAGACCGGCTTTGATCTTCTCGATCGCCTCGTCAATATTTGCGCCAAGTACAACATCTATGTCATCCTGGACCTCCATGCGGTCCAAGGTGGGCAAAACCAGGACTGGCACAGCGACTCAGGAATCAGCAGAGCACTTTTCTGGGAGTTTAAAGACTTCCAGGATCGCGCAATTCAATTATGGGAGGCTCTCGCCCGTCACTACGCCGGGAACAAGGTCATTGCGGGATACAACCCCCTGAATGAGCCAGCAGACCCTGAGCACACCCGCCTCATCGCATGGTACGAGCGCGCCGAGAAGGCGATCCGCGCTATCGACCCCGACCACATCCTCTTCCTGGATGGCAACACCTACGCTATGGACTTCTCTGCCTTCTCACCAGAAAAGACACTGCCCAACAGTGTCTACAGCTGCCACGACTACAGCATGATGGGCTTTCCCCTTCCCGAGCAGTACGACGGCACATCTGAACAGAAGGAGAAGCTGCGCACAAGTCTTAAGCGTAAGGTGGAATTCATGCAAAAGGCCGGTGTACCCATCTGGAACGGCGAGTGGGGTCCCGTCTACCAGAACCCGAAGACGGATCCCGACGCCGAGGCGACCAACGAGAAGCGCTTCGCGTTGCTTAAGGAGCAGCTCGCCATATACCGGGAGTTCGACGGCATCTCATGGAGCATCTGGTTGTACAAGGATATCGGCTACCAAGGCATGGTCTACCTTGACCCGGAGAGCCCGTACATGCGCCTCATCCAGCCATTTGTTGAAAAGAAGCAACGGAACGGTCTTGACTTTTGGGGTTGCGCAGACAAGAGCGCCATCGACAACGAGGTCTACGCGCCGTTTATCGAGAAGCTGAAGAAGCAAATTCCCGCGCACTTGCTTAAGAAGAAGTACCCCAAGGTGTGGAACTTTGACAGGCAGGTGGAGCGTGTGGTACGGGAGTGCTTAATGAGCGAGTACGCCGGTTGGGAGTTTGCGGAGCTGTTCAAGGGCAAGACGGAAGATGAGCTCGAGGAGCTAGCGGCTAGCTTTGCGTTGGAGAACTGCAAGACGCGCGATCGCTTGAACGAGTATTTGAAGGAGGATGCGGTGACAGCAAATGGGAAACTCACGAATGGGACTAATGGCTACACATGA
- a CDS encoding C6 zinc finger domain-containing protein has translation MAREENQSTRLRVGPRPPPSKIRERGTAGSHCTPGDPFLLLMTDPSAPDSHVPSATDASDLDRSRPEQSTSKTNTRPAARGTAFYQRKRAVRACQVGATCIQSPVDLSSFDPASLKILERLDDLEEMMRSVTVDGLPSNKTRVVEAPVEHRTIEAPPVGPLIQMGMILPPRPEHVLSWAILEEISHGIDAGDMTLHVDHISITANSPMSLIGALDLEPRRINDLLDSFFSYVHVKNPILDETATRKMVSHTVLEGINWSAESCLSLLICALGSLAAPFGPSQETMLGSAAHSDAQAFFQAAQKRLGILLSSDDIIAAQCLFLSGVYMMCVFQPVKAWRYFVQALASCQQFSFLTPEAQQRYHRNVESGDESRNYSIDTLQQAVYWSSWKSEREMRGDLYLPDFSLSDQELAFYPPFFPTPPAPRAEVEAATDPRLARERTSWYFYLAKISLRRLASRISAEMVGLQKEYPTRQAYLAAMAAAVPQYEGQAQEWISSLPSSLSFAEPPEEDDVCRFVLRGHAVNLYEVIYWPFTTAFLDALGANPEFAGEVLTQSVESLAQKGLENHAYRLAINRLGYRHRHHGTLPMMRSCSRSALVLVAAALLTQSSGTEGRHFLPNDWYGAVGEVVDLLAFWECETREMELVRRVLDKACGMISAPSPSAYRLRV, from the exons ATGGCTCGTGAAGAAAATCAGTCCACGCGCCTCCGTGTTGGGCCGAGACCACCGCCCTCGAAAATCCGAGAGCGTGGAACGGCAGGTAG CCATTGTACGCCTGGCGATCCTTTCCTTCTCCTGATGACAGACCCATCTGCCCCGGACAGCCACGTGCCGTCGGCCACAGACGCGTCTGACCTAGACCGGAGTCGGCCGGAACAGTCCACGTCCAAGACCAACACCCGACCAGCAGCACGCGGAACCGCATTCTATCAGCGGAAGAGAGCCGTCAGGGCATGCCAA GTTGGAGCTACTTGCATCCAGTCGCCCGTAGACCTGTCCAGCTTCGACCCGGCTAGTCTCAAGATATTGGAAAGACTCGATGATCTGGAAGAGATGATGAGATCGGTGACAGTTGATGGACTACCGAGCAACAAAACGCGAGTGGTCGAGGCCCCTGTCGAGCACCGGACAATAGAAGCACCTCCTGTGGGGCCTCTTATCCAGATGGGGATGATCCTCCCTCCGAGGCCAGAACATGTCCTGTCATGGGCCATCCTTGAGGAGATTAGCCACGGCATTGATGCTGGAGACATGACTCTGCATGTTGATCATATCTCGATAACTGCGAATTCTCCAATGTCCCTCATCGGCGCTCTCGACCTGGAGCCGCGACGAATCAACGACTTGCTCGATAGTTTCTTCAGCTACGTCCATGTCAAGAATCCGATTCTCGACGAGACAGCAACGCGAAAAATGGTCTCACATACTGTACTTGAAGGGATCAACTGGTCGGCTGAGTCCTGCCTTTCTCTCCTGATCTGCGCATTAGGCTCTCTAGCCGCACCTTTTGGGCCCAGCCAGGAGACGATGCTGGGCTCCGCAGCCCACAGCGATGCTCAAGCTTTCTTTCAAGCCGCGCAGAAGCGACTAGGGATTTTACTGTCGTCAGATGACATTATTGCGGCTCAATGTCTGTTTCTTTCAGGGGTCTACATGATGTGCGTATTTCAGCCTGTCAAGGCGTGGAGGTACTTCGTGCAGGCGCTAGCTAGCTGTCAGCAATTTTCGTTTCTTACCCCCGAGGCCCAGCAGCGCTACCATAGAAACGTTGAGTCGGGCGACGAGTCACGGAATTACTCCATCGACACTCTGCAGCAGGCTGTTTACTGGTCCTCATGGAAATCCGAGCGAGAGATGCGAGGGGATCTCTACCTCCCAGACTTCTCACTCAGCGATCAGGAATTGGCATTTTACCCGCCCTTCTTCCCGACGCCGCCAGCGCCTAGGGCAGAAGTTGAGGCGGCAACGGATCCGCGTCTGGCTCGCGAGAGAACATCATGGTACTTCTACTTGGCCAAAATCTCTCTCAGAAGGCTTGCTTCTCGGATTAGTGCCGAGATGGTGGGCCTTCAGAAAGAATATCCCACGCGCCAAGCATACCTCGCGGCAATGGCCGCGGCAGTGCCGCAGTACGAGGGGCAAGCACAAGAGTGGATAAGCTCGCTTCCTTCCAGTCTCTCATTCGCCGAGCCTCCGGAAGAGGATGATGTGTGCAGATTCGTGCTCCGAGGTCACGCGGTGAACCTTTATGAGGTGATATACTGGCCATTTACTACCGCTTTCCTCGATGCACTTGGGGCGAACCCCGAGTTCGCTGGCGAGGTTCTTACTCAAAGTGTGGAATCGTTGGCTCAAAAAGGTCTCGAAAACCATGCTTATCGACTCGCCATTAATCGTCTAGGGTACAGACATCGCCATCATGGGACGCTGCCCATGATGCGATCCTGCTCTCGAAGCGCTCTGGTGTTGGTTGCGGCAGCATTGCTCACCCAGTCTAGCGGTACTGAAGGTAGACATTTCCTACCAAATGATTGGTATGGTGCCGTAGGAGAGGTGGTTGATCTACTTGCATTTTGGGAGTGCGAAACGCGCGAGATGGAGCTTGTTCGTCGCGTCTTGGACAAGGCATGTGGGATGATCTCGGCACCATCCCCATCGGCTTATCGTTTACGGGTTTAG
- a CDS encoding maltose permease, whose product MAEKNDVSDHLEASVSHHDAKGMAVGSTNQQEHDLTVREVFKNHKAIVWWCFYWAMAAIGWGFDAQINGAMISVASFRRDFGYVLDGEAILPADWQSAFNIISTVGQFFGGFACSWLADRIGRKNSLLIGVVICTGGCVGEILSDTRAAFLCSKLILGLGLGFYLTLAPLACSELAPVALRGYATAGVNLGIAIGQLLSNAVVKAFGERSDRWAYRGPFATQLFFVLFLAYLARKDKLEQAAKSLKKLYGQDYDVNARLSGIVATIEEENLNQTHELGFVDCFKGTNLLRTGISTGVFLCQHLVGIIFVLGYSTYFFQLAGLDVSKSFDLGVGVTACGVLGNIVSWFVIESFGRRKIFISGMGALTTLLLLIGIMDVVPTDAAKWVQAACTVIYAFVYFMTIGAMAFAILGEASSSVLRAKTMALATATQAICGLAMNFAIPYMVNPDEGNLKGKVGFIFGGLALIGTVGSFFYVPELKGKTFDEIDRLFVAKVPPRRMGKM is encoded by the exons ATGGCAGAGAAGAACGACGTTTCGGATCACTTGGAAGCAAGTGTTTCCCATCATGATGCCAAGGGAATGGCCGTCGGTTCGACCAACCAGCAGGAGCATGATCTCACTGTGCGAGAAGTCTTCAAGAACCACAAAGCCATTGTCTGGTGGTGTTTCTACTGGGCAATGGCCGCCATCGGATG GGGGTTTGATGCACAGATCAACGGTGCCATGATTTCCGTCGCATCCTTCAGGAGAGACTTTGG ATATGTACTCGACGGCGAAGCGATTCTCCCCGCGGATTGGCAGTCCGCCTTCAACATCATCAGCACCGTCGGTCAGTTCTTCGGAGGCTTTGCCTGCAGTTGGCTCGCAGATAGAATCGGACGCAAGAATTCCCTCCTAATCGGCGTCGTCATCTGCACCGGCGGCTGCGTCGGCGAGATCCTCTCAGATACCAGGGCAGCTTTCCTCTGCTCCAAGCTGATCCTCGGCCTGGGACTCGGTTTCTACCTCACGCTTGCACCCCTCGCATGCAGTGAGCTGGCTCCCGTCGCCCTTCGAGGATATGCCACAGCTGGTGTTAACTTGGGCATCGCCATTGGCCAGCTCTTGTCCAACGCTGTTGTCAAGGCCTTTGGAGAAAGATCCGATCGCTGGGCCTACCGTGGACCCTTCGCCACCCAGCTCTTCttcgtcctcttcctcgcc TACCTTGCCCGCAAGGACAAACTGGAGCAAGCAGCAAAGTCTCTCAAGAAGCTATATGGGCAGGACTACGATGTCAATGCCAGGCTATCTGGAATTGTGGCGACAATTGAGGAGGAGAACTTGAACCAAACACACGAGCTTGGATTTGTCGACTGTTTCAAGGGCACCAACCTTCTTCGGACAGGTATATCAACTGGCGTCTTTCTTTGCCAGCACTTG GTCGGTATTATCTTTGTCCTCGGATACTCGACATACTTCTTCCAGCTCGCTGGCCTCGACGTCTCGAAATCCTTCGACCTCGGTGTGGGCGTCACAGCTTGCGGTGTCCTCGGAAACATTGTCAGTTGGTTCGTCATTGAGTCCTTTGGCCGCCGGAAGATCTTCATCTCTGGAATGGGAGCCCTGACCACGCTCCTCCTTCTCATTGGCATTATGGACGTCGTCCCCACGGATGCCGCAAAGTGGGTGCAAGCCGCCTGCACAGTCATCTATGCTTTCGTGTACTTCATGACCATTGGTGCCATGGCTTTTGCCATCCTAGGCGAGGCTTCCAGCTCTGTTCTACGCGCGAAAACCATGGCCCTTGCTACCGCTACCCAAGCAATCTGTGGCTTGGCGATGAACTTTGCGATTCCTTACATGGTCAACCCGGATGAGGGCAACTTGAAGGGCAAGGTTGGATTCATCTTTGGGGGACTGGCGTTGATTGGTACTGTGGGAAGCTTCTTCTACGTCCCTGAACTCAAGGGTAAGACCTTTGATGAGATTGACCGTCTCTTCGTAGCGAAGGTACCACCGAGAAGGATGGGAAAGATGTAG